Genomic segment of Mycolicibacterium sarraceniae:
AGTCGGTGCGCGCTGGCCCAATCGATGAGCGTCGCCGGGCGGGCAGGCCCGTTCAGCGTGACGGTGAGCTGAGCCTCAGTGGCACGCGATGGACCGAGATTGGTCGACGCAGCCAACAACGATGCAAAGGGACCGCTGATGAGCGGGGCGCCGTAGGCGATCCGCGACACCGTCGGACCCGATGTGGTGGCCAGCACCAGAAGCGCGACAGCGGTCAGGACTGCCGCGAGGCACCGCTTCATCGGTCGCACAGCGACAATGCTGCGGCACGATCCAGGCCGGCGCGACCATTTGCCGGCTGCGACACAGTAGTGGCCCCCGAAATAACGAATCGCCCGGTCGATGACCGGACGAATATGAATTGGTAGCCCCGATGGGATTCGAACCCACGCTACCGCCGTGAGAGGGCGGCGTCCTAGGCCGCTAGACGACGGGGCCAGAACCAATTCCATGGCGCGCCTTGCGGCGTACCGGTTTGCCAGCATAGCCCAGAGGCCGTTGCCGACATAATTGCTGGGGTACCAGGACTCGAACCTAGAATGAGGGAATCAGAATCCCTAGTGTTGCCAATTACACCATACCCCATTGGCTGCCTATAACCGCTGGTCAAACGTCTTTATCCCGAGAATTCCCTGGATCAAGACCGCTCTGCATTGGTTGCGGGCCGACGAGCAGACTACCAAAGATTTCAGCCCCGTTTTTCACCCCACCCCCGCTTGGGCCCGCGCGGCGCGCAGCCGGTGCAGGCTGCGGTCGCTACCGAGCAATTCCAGGGACTCGAACAGCGGCGGACTGATGGTGGCTCCGGTCGCGGCCACCCGAATCGGGCCGAAGGCCTTGCGCGGCTTGAGCTCGAGCCCTTCGAGTAGTGCGACCTTGAGCGCTTCCTCGATGGCGGGCGTCGTCCATTCGGTGACACCCTCGAGCGCGGCGATCGCCGCATCGAGCACCGACGCCGCGTCGGGGCCGAGTTCCTTGGCAGCAGCCTTTGGATCCAGTTCGTAGGCATCGTCGTTGAGGAATTTCAACAGTTCCCACGCGTCGGAGAGCACCACGATGCGCGTCTGAATCAGCTGGGCGGCGACGGCGAATCCCGCGTCGTCCAGGGTGGTGTCGTGGCCGTGAGCCTCGAAGTAGGCCTTCAGGCGCGCAGCGAAGTCCGCTTCGTCGAGCCGGCGGATGTGCTCGGCATTGATGGCGTCGGCCTTCTTCTGATCGAACCGCGCCGGGTTGGAGTTGACGTCGACGACGTCGAAGGCGGCCACCATTTCGGCAAGGCTGAAGATGTCGTGGTCCTGGGCGATACCCCAGCCCAGCAGCGCCAGGTAATTGAGCAAGCCCTCGGGGATGAAGCCGCGGTCGCGGTGCAGGAATAGGTTGGACTCCGGGTCACGCTTGGACAGCTTCTTGGTGCCATCCCCCAACACCGGTGGCAGGTGGGCGAATTCGGGTACGCGGTCGGCGACGCCGATACGAATGAGCGCCTGGTACAGCGCGATCTGGCGTGGCGTCGAGGACAGCAGGTCCTCGCCGCGCAACACGTGGGTGATCTTCATCAGGGCATCGTCGACCGGATTGACCAGGGTGTACAACGGGTCTCCCGTCGCCCGGGTCAGCGCAAAGTCCGGGACCGTTCCCGCAGCGAATGTCGTTGCGCCACGGACCAGGTCGTGCCAGGTGATGTCATCATCAGGCATCCGCAGTCGCAGCACGGCATTGCGACCCTCTGCGGCGTAGACGGCGCGCTGCTCATCGGTCAGGTCGCGGTCGTAATTGTCATAGCCGAGTTTGGGATTGCGTCCGGCGGCCAGGTGTCGCGCCTCAACCTCTTCGGGGGTGGAGTACGCCAGATAGGCCTCCCCGGAC
This window contains:
- the gltX gene encoding glutamate--tRNA ligase codes for the protein MTAAANDLVRVRFCPSPTGIPHVGMVRTALFNWAYARHTGGTFVFRIEDTDAARDSEESYAALLDALRWLGLNWDEGPEVGGPYEPYRQSQRTDLYRDVLDRLLASGEAYLAYSTPEEVEARHLAAGRNPKLGYDNYDRDLTDEQRAVYAAEGRNAVLRLRMPDDDITWHDLVRGATTFAAGTVPDFALTRATGDPLYTLVNPVDDALMKITHVLRGEDLLSSTPRQIALYQALIRIGVADRVPEFAHLPPVLGDGTKKLSKRDPESNLFLHRDRGFIPEGLLNYLALLGWGIAQDHDIFSLAEMVAAFDVVDVNSNPARFDQKKADAINAEHIRRLDEADFAARLKAYFEAHGHDTTLDDAGFAVAAQLIQTRIVVLSDAWELLKFLNDDAYELDPKAAAKELGPDAASVLDAAIAALEGVTEWTTPAIEEALKVALLEGLELKPRKAFGPIRVAATGATISPPLFESLELLGSDRSLHRLRAARAQAGVG